One part of the Lachnospiraceae bacterium JLR.KK002 genome encodes these proteins:
- a CDS encoding rod shape-determining protein, with amino-acid sequence MSANVYGIDLGTYNLKIFCKGTGKVINEKNTIAIVNKNQLYAFGDDAYAMYEKAPDSIQVSFPVVNGVIADYNNMQTMIGEVLDKHVKNHIKGAEFIVAVPTDITEVEKKAFFDLFYKSRFKPKSVLLCEKPIADAVGLELDVSSPTGFMIVNIGADTTEISVISLGGLVLSDLLLFGGKRIDESIINHLKRNFSLVIGQKTAMYLKETLGCALPEEEEQSAVIVGRDVVSGLPIEMEVSSSVIYEAIKDNLNSICNSIKMILEKTPPELARDIIHSGIYITGGSSKIKRLDELFTQITNIQVNTCELPEESAVRGLNKIVSEEKLRKLAFSMKTRIYK; translated from the coding sequence CTACAATCTGAAAATATTCTGTAAGGGAACCGGTAAGGTGATCAATGAGAAAAATACCATTGCCATAGTGAACAAGAACCAGTTATATGCATTCGGCGACGATGCATACGCCATGTATGAGAAAGCACCGGATTCCATTCAGGTATCATTTCCGGTGGTGAACGGCGTGATTGCAGATTATAACAATATGCAGACCATGATTGGCGAGGTACTGGACAAGCATGTGAAGAACCATATCAAAGGAGCGGAATTTATCGTGGCTGTGCCCACGGATATTACGGAAGTGGAGAAGAAGGCCTTTTTTGACCTGTTTTACAAGAGCAGATTCAAGCCCAAAAGCGTGCTTCTCTGTGAAAAACCCATTGCGGATGCAGTGGGCCTGGAACTGGATGTAAGTTCCCCCACCGGATTTATGATTGTAAATATCGGTGCGGATACCACGGAGATTTCCGTAATTTCTCTGGGCGGCCTGGTGCTGAGCGATCTCCTTTTATTTGGCGGAAAACGTATTGACGAATCCATTATTAACCATCTGAAACGGAATTTCAGCCTGGTGATTGGACAGAAGACAGCCATGTATTTAAAAGAGACTCTGGGCTGTGCCCTGCCGGAGGAAGAAGAACAGAGCGCGGTGATTGTGGGACGGGACGTGGTGAGCGGACTGCCCATAGAGATGGAGGTATCCTCCTCTGTCATTTATGAGGCCATTAAGGACAACCTGAATTCCATCTGCAACTCCATTAAGATGATTCTGGAGAAAACGCCGCCGGAGCTTGCGCGGGATATTATTCATTCCGGTATTTATATTACCGGAGGATCTTCCAAAATCAAACGTCTGGACGAGCTGTTTACCCAGATTACCAATATTCAGGTAAATACCTGCGAACTGCCGGAAGAAAGCGCCGTACGGGGGCTGAATAAGATTGTTTCCGAAGAAAAGCTGCGGAAACTGGCCTTTAGCATGAAGACCAGAATTTATAAATAA
- the mreC gene encoding rod shape-determining protein MreC — translation MRRKLTKHSIPTKYTLLILTCVCVIVMFVSFTLNLSGGPLNTVAGYVFVPMQKGINSIGTWFVSRADDLKSLRDVMQENRELQEQVDQLTQELNTIKLEQYELDNLRELMDLDQKYPSYEKVAARVIGVDGGNWFNIFLIDKGTRDGIEKDMNVIAGSGLVGIVIDTGPNYAKVRSIIDDASNVSGMALSTADRCIINGNLASMNENQVIEFSDLKCDDDTVATGEQIVTSHISDKYLEGILIGYVSTIERDSNNLTYSGTITPAVDFQHLQEVLVILDKKNIQKDQEES, via the coding sequence ATGAGACGTAAATTAACAAAACATTCGATTCCAACCAAATATACACTGCTGATACTCACATGCGTCTGTGTGATTGTCATGTTTGTGAGTTTTACCCTGAATCTGTCCGGGGGCCCTCTGAACACGGTAGCGGGGTATGTATTTGTACCCATGCAGAAAGGAATCAACTCCATCGGCACCTGGTTTGTGTCCAGAGCGGATGATTTGAAATCCCTGCGTGATGTGATGCAGGAAAACAGAGAGCTGCAGGAACAGGTGGACCAGCTTACCCAGGAACTGAATACCATAAAGCTGGAGCAGTATGAGCTGGACAACCTCCGGGAACTGATGGATCTGGACCAGAAATACCCCAGCTACGAAAAGGTAGCGGCCAGAGTCATCGGTGTTGACGGGGGGAACTGGTTTAATATTTTTCTGATTGACAAGGGCACCAGGGACGGCATTGAAAAGGACATGAACGTGATTGCCGGAAGCGGGCTGGTTGGAATTGTCATTGACACAGGGCCCAACTATGCCAAGGTTCGTTCTATTATCGACGACGCCAGCAATGTGAGCGGTATGGCCCTGTCAACGGCAGACCGGTGTATCATCAACGGAAACCTGGCCTCCATGAATGAAAATCAGGTCATTGAGTTTTCGGATTTGAAATGCGACGACGATACGGTGGCGACAGGAGAACAGATTGTAACCTCCCACATCAGCGACAAATATCTGGAAGGGATTCTGATAGGTTATGTCAGCACCATTGAGCGGGATTCCAACAATCTGACTTATTCCGGCACCATTACGCCGGCCGTGGATTTTCAGCATTTACAGGAAGTGCTGGTGATTCTGGATAAGAAAAATATCCAAAAGGACCAGGAGGAGTCGTGA